Proteins encoded together in one Rhodospirillaceae bacterium window:
- a CDS encoding methyltransferase domain-containing protein yields MKVPLRLRLRAWWEGEEVQLPQLAIPTGGGSGKVEVGLPQITIPPLLPWETEAIRIQEQVWGAGFYKPGGEEHVLGLAKPFGLNPSLTVMEFGAGLGGGTRALVNEFGIWVSGLEPTADLAKAGKELSIKAGQEKKADIVRYSPEGFEPKQGSVDCVLSSESLYLGEDKPKILKSFEWALKPRGQISITDFVRNDALDINDQRLQGLGLAPTDKTFFASGAEYVKWFRELNFDLRVNEDITARYRKMVMDGWLEFTQAGGEKAAHAKALPEEVVKEVQLWTRRVAAMDAGDLKVMRYYAIKLGGTKLMSNW; encoded by the coding sequence GTGAAGGTACCCTTGCGGCTGCGCTTACGGGCTTGGTGGGAGGGCGAAGAGGTTCAGCTGCCTCAACTTGCCATCCCGACCGGGGGCGGATCAGGCAAGGTTGAGGTCGGGCTACCCCAGATCACCATCCCACCGCTCTTGCCCTGGGAAACGGAAGCAATCCGGATCCAGGAACAGGTGTGGGGCGCCGGCTTTTACAAGCCGGGCGGTGAAGAGCATGTGCTGGGACTTGCCAAGCCCTTTGGCCTCAACCCATCCTTGACCGTGATGGAGTTCGGCGCCGGTTTGGGCGGGGGAACGCGCGCCCTGGTCAACGAATTCGGCATCTGGGTCAGTGGGTTGGAGCCGACCGCTGACCTCGCCAAGGCTGGCAAGGAACTGTCGATCAAGGCCGGGCAGGAGAAAAAGGCCGATATCGTCCGCTACTCGCCCGAAGGATTCGAGCCCAAACAGGGCTCGGTCGACTGCGTTCTGTCCTCGGAATCCCTTTATCTTGGTGAAGACAAGCCGAAAATCCTGAAATCCTTCGAATGGGCGCTGAAGCCCCGCGGCCAGATCTCGATTACCGACTTTGTCCGCAACGATGCCCTCGACATCAATGACCAGCGCCTGCAGGGGCTGGGCCTGGCGCCGACCGACAAGACCTTCTTCGCGTCCGGGGCCGAATATGTGAAATGGTTCCGCGAGCTCAATTTCGACCTCCGGGTCAACGAGGATATCACCGCGCGCTACCGCAAGATGGTCATGGATGGCTGGCTGGAGTTCACCCAGGCGGGTGGCGAAAAGGCGGCCCATGCCAAGGCCTTGCCCGAGGAAGTGGTGAAGGAAGTGCAGCTGTGGACTCGCCGGGTGGCGGCCATGGATGCCGGCGACCTCAAGGTCATGCGCTATTACGCCATCAAACTGGGCGGCACCAAGCTGATGTCGAACTGGTAA
- a CDS encoding MATE family efflux transporter: MTSFRGPAIGKGAGPAQAVPAAHHPLSYHLVRTIALALPVMAARAGLVIMFTVNAIFCGWQGTGALADLGAAAIPQVTLMVVGVGLLIGTIILTAQAAGSGNFLECGKALRGGLTIACAIGVTFSLILLPAEDLLRLFNQPEETFAGGGLALNILGYSLPGILMFSACSFFLEGINRPVPGMLIALGGNVINLALNWVFVLGHLGAPEMGAAGSALATTITRWCMLAAIGGYILTMRDRAKYGALPWFSLDLAILRRLLMLGLPLAFAIGTETACFNMMIYMAGWLGSTELATMYATINFTSFVYMLTLGLSTAASVRVGNAIGRGSAGDLRRAGWTAVGLEFGVMCLVAGITAVLAPIIAGAYSQDPLVLPLLTAALSLTTLLFIVDGLQGVLMGALRGAADTLIPTIVYIVSFALVGLPMGYVLGFQQEGGVPALIWSLIAALVVASIGLGWRFHRLSQWPEGLWR; encoded by the coding sequence ATGACGTCGTTTCGCGGCCCGGCGATTGGCAAGGGAGCCGGCCCAGCCCAGGCTGTGCCCGCCGCCCACCATCCCCTCTCCTACCATCTGGTCCGGACCATCGCCCTGGCATTGCCGGTCATGGCGGCCCGCGCCGGCCTCGTCATCATGTTCACGGTCAATGCCATCTTCTGCGGCTGGCAGGGGACAGGTGCCCTCGCCGACCTCGGCGCCGCCGCCATCCCCCAGGTGACCTTGATGGTGGTCGGGGTGGGGTTGCTGATCGGCACCATCATCCTCACCGCCCAGGCCGCTGGTTCCGGCAATTTCCTGGAATGCGGCAAAGCCCTGCGCGGTGGCCTCACCATCGCCTGTGCGATCGGCGTTACCTTCTCGCTCATTCTGCTGCCGGCCGAGGATCTGCTGCGCCTCTTCAATCAGCCGGAAGAGACCTTTGCCGGCGGTGGCCTGGCCCTCAACATCCTGGGCTATTCTCTGCCGGGCATCCTGATGTTCAGCGCCTGCTCGTTCTTCCTGGAAGGCATCAACCGGCCGGTACCCGGCATGCTTATCGCGCTCGGCGGCAATGTCATCAATCTCGCCCTCAACTGGGTCTTCGTGCTTGGCCATCTGGGCGCGCCCGAGATGGGTGCAGCCGGCTCGGCGCTTGCCACCACCATCACCCGCTGGTGCATGCTGGCCGCGATCGGCGGCTACATCCTCACCATGCGCGACCGCGCGAAATACGGCGCCCTGCCCTGGTTCAGCCTGGACCTTGCGATCCTGCGGCGATTGTTGATGCTCGGCCTGCCGCTCGCCTTTGCCATCGGCACGGAAACGGCCTGTTTCAACATGATGATCTATATGGCGGGCTGGCTCGGCAGCACCGAGCTTGCCACCATGTATGCCACGATCAATTTCACCAGCTTCGTCTATATGCTGACCCTGGGGCTTTCGACCGCAGCTTCGGTCCGCGTCGGCAATGCCATTGGCCGCGGCAGCGCCGGTGACCTGCGCCGCGCCGGCTGGACCGCCGTCGGCCTGGAATTCGGCGTCATGTGCCTGGTCGCCGGCATCACGGCAGTGCTGGCCCCCATCATTGCCGGTGCCTACAGCCAGGACCCGCTGGTGCTGCCCTTGCTCACCGCGGCGCTCTCGCTTACGACATTGCTGTTCATTGTCGATGGCCTGCAGGGCGTGTTGATGGGCGCCTTGCGCGGTGCCGCGGATACGTTGATCCCCACCATCGTCTATATCGTGAGTTTTGCCTTGGTGGGATTGCCGATGGGTTATGTGCTTGGATTTCAACAAGAGGGCGGCGTCCCCGCCCTGATCTGGTCGCTGATCGCCGCTCTGGTCGTCGCCTCGATCGGCCTCGGCTGGCGCTTCCACCGGCTGAGCCAATGGCCGGAGGGTTTGTGGCGATGA
- a CDS encoding FAD-binding oxidoreductase: protein MSARSDFLVIGAGVSGAAAAAELAAAGSTTLIEMEERPGYHSSGRSAALYTPNYGPAAVRAIIAASAEFYRNPPAGFTDHPLLTPRQAMSFVPAGHEAKIDEFMAAATPETPLVEISPDQACKLAPLLRREAVARASLDPHVMDMDATAIHQGFLKLLKHRSGAVFTDHRVVAVDRANGLWRAATSTGAVFEAPILVNAGGAWADEIGQMAGLRPIGLQPMRRTAIIIASDPALAPANMPAVDDGATEAYVKLDAGRLMASLGDATPSPPCDAQPEDLDIALIVDWLERNTHLTVRRIEHSWAGLRSFVADHCPVVGIDRDSEGFFWLAGQGGYGIMLAAALGRITRNLLVEGELPADLLARGLSQATLAPDRCRA from the coding sequence ATGAGCGCGCGCAGTGATTTCCTGGTGATCGGTGCCGGCGTGTCCGGTGCCGCCGCCGCCGCTGAACTGGCCGCGGCCGGGTCAACCACCCTGATCGAGATGGAGGAGCGGCCGGGCTATCACAGCTCGGGTCGTTCAGCAGCACTCTACACGCCGAATTACGGCCCGGCCGCTGTCCGCGCGATCATCGCCGCCAGTGCCGAATTCTATCGCAATCCACCTGCTGGGTTTACCGATCACCCCCTCCTGACGCCGCGCCAGGCCATGTCTTTCGTGCCCGCCGGGCATGAGGCCAAGATTGATGAGTTCATGGCAGCTGCCACGCCGGAAACGCCGCTGGTCGAGATCTCGCCCGACCAGGCCTGCAAGCTGGCGCCGCTCCTGCGCCGCGAGGCCGTCGCCCGCGCCTCGCTCGACCCCCATGTCATGGATATGGATGCGACGGCAATTCACCAGGGGTTCCTGAAGCTGCTGAAGCATCGGAGCGGGGCGGTCTTCACCGACCACCGGGTGGTCGCGGTCGACCGGGCCAATGGCCTGTGGCGCGCCGCGACCTCAACGGGTGCCGTGTTCGAGGCACCGATCCTCGTCAATGCAGGCGGCGCCTGGGCCGATGAGATTGGGCAGATGGCTGGTCTGCGGCCGATCGGGCTGCAACCCATGCGGCGGACCGCCATCATCATCGCCAGCGATCCCGCGCTGGCCCCGGCCAACATGCCGGCCGTCGATGACGGCGCCACGGAAGCCTATGTGAAATTGGATGCCGGCAGGCTGATGGCGTCGCTGGGCGACGCGACGCCGAGCCCACCCTGCGATGCACAGCCGGAAGATCTCGACATAGCGCTGATCGTCGACTGGTTGGAGCGCAACACCCATCTCACCGTGCGGCGCATCGAACATAGCTGGGCGGGCCTGCGCAGTTTCGTAGCGGATCATTGCCCGGTCGTGGGCATCGATCGCGACAGCGAGGGCTTCTTCTGGCTCGCCGGCCAAGGCGGCTACGGCATCATGCTGGCGGCTGCCCTGGGCCGCATCACGCGCAATCTGCTGGTTGAGGGCGAACTGCCAGCCGATCTGCTGGCGCGGGGCCTCAGTCAAGCCACCCTGGCTCCGGACCGATGCCGTGCCTGA
- a CDS encoding PilZ domain-containing protein, translating into MSDLHKETDDHADRRRAQRYVVNLPTDVLIKGARVTCRLVDISENGALIETSGPVAVGDKVSVDLPKVGPTIATVVRVSPSHIAMAFPGAIIISSIVR; encoded by the coding sequence ATGAGCGATTTGCACAAAGAGACCGACGATCATGCCGATCGGCGCCGCGCCCAACGCTATGTCGTCAATCTGCCGACGGATGTCCTGATCAAAGGGGCGCGGGTTACTTGTCGCCTGGTCGACATCTCGGAGAATGGCGCGTTGATCGAGACCAGCGGACCCGTCGCCGTGGGCGACAAAGTCTCGGTCGATCTGCCGAAGGTCGGCCCCACCATTGCCACCGTCGTGCGCGTCAGCCCATCGCATATCGCGATGGCTTTCCCGGGTGCGATTATCATTTCCAGCATCGTCAGATAG
- a CDS encoding PilZ domain-containing protein, translating into MAADNSMDHRRHKRFDFGGTAMLVFDDQDNRRTLAITNYQNISQGGACIMTPDVKGFAMGDRMYLMPERYRRKREAVVVNLGTGRLHLEIPRTQALSEFEVAEILEELNRINKVG; encoded by the coding sequence ATGGCTGCCGACAATTCCATGGACCATCGGCGACACAAGCGCTTTGATTTCGGCGGCACGGCCATGCTGGTGTTCGACGACCAGGACAATCGTCGCACCTTGGCCATCACCAACTACCAGAACATCTCGCAAGGCGGCGCCTGCATCATGACCCCGGACGTCAAGGGGTTCGCCATGGGCGACCGGATGTACCTGATGCCTGAACGCTACCGCCGCAAGCGCGAAGCCGTGGTGGTCAACCTCGGTACTGGCCGCTTGCATCTCGAAATACCCCGCACCCAGGCGCTGAGCGAATTCGAAGTGGCCGAAATTCTGGAAGAACTGAACCGCATCAATAAAGTTGGGTGA
- the speB gene encoding agmatinase, which translates to MALRRKTDITAMTQPRYTGIPTFMRVPAATDWAEIDIGLIGVPYDGGVTNRAGARHGPREIRNQSSLMRTIHHVTRINPYDLVSVADLGDVPFHQLLEHPKALDEIAAFYDRVKAHRIIPLSAGGDHTISLPILRALAKDGPVGMIHIDAHTDTWDMFQGSKFAHGSPFRRAVEEGLLDPKRVIQIGIRGAQGTTDGWDFSLKSGMRVVFMEEFTEMGVPAVIAEARRIVGADKVYLSFDVDGLDPIYTPGTGTPEIGGITTVEALQLLRGLRRLNFIGGDVVEVAPPFDLSGNTALVAATLMYEMLCLLAEQIDATR; encoded by the coding sequence ATGGCCCTGCGCCGCAAGACCGATATCACCGCCATGACCCAGCCGCGTTATACCGGCATACCCACCTTCATGCGCGTGCCAGCCGCCACTGATTGGGCGGAGATCGATATCGGCCTCATCGGCGTACCCTATGACGGCGGCGTCACCAACCGCGCCGGCGCCCGCCATGGACCGCGCGAAATCCGCAACCAGTCATCGCTGATGCGTACCATTCATCATGTAACCCGCATCAATCCATATGACTTGGTGAGCGTCGCCGACCTCGGCGATGTGCCCTTCCATCAGTTGCTGGAACATCCCAAGGCGCTCGACGAGATCGCGGCCTTCTATGACCGGGTGAAGGCGCACAGGATCATCCCGCTTTCGGCCGGTGGCGATCACACCATCTCGCTGCCGATCCTCCGCGCGCTGGCCAAGGACGGGCCAGTCGGCATGATCCATATCGATGCGCATACCGATACCTGGGATATGTTCCAGGGATCAAAGTTCGCCCATGGCTCACCCTTCCGCCGCGCGGTCGAAGAAGGTCTGCTCGATCCCAAGCGCGTCATCCAGATCGGCATCCGCGGCGCCCAGGGCACCACCGATGGCTGGGATTTTTCCCTGAAGAGCGGCATGCGTGTCGTGTTCATGGAAGAATTCACCGAGATGGGGGTTCCGGCCGTCATCGCCGAGGCGCGCCGCATCGTCGGCGCTGACAAGGTCTATCTCAGCTTCGATGTCGACGGGTTGGACCCGATCTATACGCCGGGCACCGGTACGCCGGAGATCGGCGGCATCACGACGGTGGAGGCGCTGCAATTGCTGCGCGGCCTGCGCCGGCTCAACTTCATCGGCGGCGACGTGGTCGAGGTGGCGCCACCCTTCGACCTCAGCGGCAACACGGCCCTGGTCGCCGCCACCCTGATGTATGAGATGCTGTGCCTGCTGGCCGAGCAGATCGACGCCACGCGCTGA
- a CDS encoding amidohydrolase produces the protein MTQFAAPDLLVINGDIRTMDPLQPRAQALASRGGRIVAIGSNDEIKALGNGRTRTVNAGGKLVLPGFQDTHIHLQDSGTGFSTSVNLEEARTIEQLQQTLRAFAKETNELWVHGTGWYSGIFGAHNLDRAALDAAVPDRPLFIYASDGHNAAINSKACEMIGLDAGVADPAGGSFVRDAAGVPTGLIYEDAIDWVRARMPKKALDTYAAGVRYGQKLCNTHGITGMLDAMICARHMKVHRGLEEAGELSVRLRATAKVFPTESVKDAVGRLEALRRDYHSDIIGVHSAKFFLDGVIENRTAAMIEDYADAQGGNAPIMFDEDHLKDLFVAFDAARFQLHIHVIGDRATRVALDRIEIARQINGAWPSLHQLAHVQVIHPDDIPRLRDLGVVTNMQPLWARCEPSVTEVALPFIGAERGRWMYPWRTIVDSGAPYAVSSDWGVSTLNPFPIMQTAITRQPPHMPRDYPVFQEQERMTVEQVVRGYTTLPAAAAWRADETGSLTAGKHADLIILDRDIFAVDPYEIGETQVDLTLLGGREVHRSAGFAG, from the coding sequence ATGACCCAGTTTGCGGCACCCGATCTTCTCGTCATCAATGGCGATATCCGCACCATGGATCCGCTGCAGCCGCGCGCCCAGGCGCTGGCATCGCGCGGCGGTCGGATTGTCGCCATCGGCAGCAATGACGAGATAAAGGCGCTGGGGAATGGCCGCACCCGCACCGTGAATGCGGGCGGCAAGCTGGTTCTGCCTGGCTTTCAGGACACCCATATCCATCTTCAGGACAGCGGCACCGGCTTCTCCACCAGCGTCAATCTGGAGGAGGCACGAACCATCGAGCAGTTGCAGCAGACCCTGCGCGCCTTTGCCAAGGAAACCAACGAGCTCTGGGTCCACGGCACGGGCTGGTATTCCGGCATCTTCGGCGCCCACAATCTCGACCGTGCGGCACTCGATGCGGCGGTGCCGGACCGGCCGCTCTTCATCTACGCTTCCGATGGTCATAACGCCGCCATCAATTCCAAGGCCTGCGAGATGATCGGCCTCGATGCCGGTGTCGCTGACCCGGCCGGCGGTTCCTTCGTGCGTGACGCGGCAGGTGTACCGACGGGCCTTATCTATGAGGACGCCATCGATTGGGTCCGCGCCCGCATGCCCAAGAAGGCGCTCGACACCTATGCCGCCGGCGTCCGCTATGGGCAGAAACTATGCAACACCCATGGCATCACTGGCATGCTCGATGCGATGATCTGCGCACGGCACATGAAGGTCCATCGCGGATTGGAGGAGGCGGGCGAACTCTCGGTGCGCCTGCGCGCCACGGCCAAGGTGTTTCCCACGGAATCCGTCAAGGACGCGGTCGGCCGCCTGGAGGCGCTGCGCCGCGACTATCATTCCGACATTATCGGCGTTCATTCGGCGAAGTTCTTCCTGGATGGCGTCATCGAAAACCGCACGGCGGCGATGATCGAGGATTATGCCGACGCGCAAGGCGGCAATGCGCCGATCATGTTCGACGAGGATCATCTCAAGGACCTGTTCGTAGCCTTCGACGCAGCGCGTTTCCAGCTCCACATCCATGTCATCGGCGACCGAGCCACCCGCGTGGCGTTGGACCGCATCGAAATCGCGCGCCAGATCAATGGCGCCTGGCCCAGTCTTCATCAACTGGCCCATGTCCAGGTGATCCATCCTGATGACATCCCGCGACTGCGTGATCTTGGTGTCGTCACCAACATGCAGCCCCTCTGGGCGCGTTGCGAACCCTCGGTGACCGAGGTGGCGCTGCCCTTCATCGGTGCCGAGCGCGGCCGCTGGATGTATCCCTGGCGCACGATCGTCGACAGCGGCGCTCCCTACGCGGTCAGCAGCGACTGGGGTGTTTCGACCCTCAATCCCTTCCCGATCATGCAGACCGCGATCACACGCCAGCCGCCTCATATGCCAAGGGATTATCCGGTGTTCCAGGAACAGGAACGGATGACGGTCGAGCAGGTCGTGCGCGGCTACACCACGCTGCCCGCCGCGGCCGCCTGGCGCGCCGACGAGACCGGCTCATTGACGGCGGGCAAGCATGCCGACCTCATCATTCTCGACCGCGACATCTTCGCGGTCGATCCCTATGAGATCGGCGAGACGCAGGTCGACCTCACCCTGCTGGGTGGCAGGGAGGTGCATCGGTCGGCGGGGTTCGCGGGCTAG
- a CDS encoding DUF1826 domain-containing protein, with protein sequence MTPLIVAGARLDVLDRIRDHEVALAIWRRTLPPQLSDWIAGQDAGVLPRGRILASSTDIVPALCHVFDKSAVTQIDERRSLLADIAQLAIRFSMIMAAPAIDIRLDVITGDACWKFHRDRVPARLVTTYRGAGTQWVVPADSAAALQQQRAFSGNLLALLPQEVAIFKGSLAAEDMGIVHRSPPIAGSGETRLLCAIDPESAASPELWRP encoded by the coding sequence ATGACCCCCTTGATTGTTGCCGGGGCACGGCTCGACGTGCTCGATCGAATTCGTGATCATGAGGTGGCCCTCGCCATCTGGCGACGCACCTTGCCGCCTCAACTATCCGATTGGATCGCGGGTCAGGATGCCGGCGTCTTGCCCCGTGGGCGTATCCTGGCGTCCAGCACCGACATTGTCCCCGCCTTGTGCCATGTTTTCGACAAGAGCGCCGTGACGCAGATTGATGAGAGGCGCAGCCTGCTTGCCGATATCGCGCAATTGGCGATCCGCTTTTCAATGATCATGGCAGCACCGGCCATTGATATCCGCCTCGATGTCATCACCGGCGATGCTTGCTGGAAATTCCACCGCGACCGCGTCCCGGCGAGGCTCGTGACCACCTATCGCGGCGCCGGCACCCAATGGGTCGTGCCAGCCGATTCTGCTGCCGCCTTGCAGCAGCAGCGGGCCTTCAGCGGCAATCTTCTCGCTCTGCTGCCGCAAGAGGTTGCGATCTTCAAAGGCAGCCTTGCGGCGGAGGATATGGGCATCGTGCATCGCTCGCCGCCAATTGCCGGCTCGGGCGAAACGCGCCTGCTCTGCGCCATCGATCCTGAATCGGCGGCATCACCCGAACTCTGGCGTCCCTAG
- the metF gene encoding methylenetetrahydrofolate reductase [NAD(P)H]: MIDRRGPQDRFEEIARLRHAARQTRDPGLSVSFEFFPPKQSSLATAFWQAADELTALGPRFVSVTYGAGGSTRDQTRALVSELQARSGVPAAAHLTCVGGSRAEIDAIADSYWQAGINRLVALRGDPAAGIAAGYTPSPDGYAYADDLVAGLCRLHPFDISVAAYPEVHPQAQSAQADLDHLKRKIDAGASRAITQFFFDVDCYKRFLDRATRAGINVPIIPGILPIRSLEKTAGIAAACGAHIPDSIRARLAGRDEDTAARIAIDIAADQCRALMKFGVRQFHFYSLNRADLTREICADIGIGANLSLRR, from the coding sequence ATGATCGACCGCCGCGGACCGCAGGATCGCTTTGAGGAGATCGCCCGGTTGCGCCATGCGGCCCGCCAGACGCGCGACCCGGGCCTCTCGGTGAGCTTCGAGTTCTTCCCGCCCAAGCAATCCTCCCTGGCGACCGCATTCTGGCAGGCGGCGGATGAGCTCACGGCCCTGGGGCCGCGCTTCGTCTCAGTCACCTACGGCGCCGGCGGATCGACCCGTGATCAGACCCGCGCCCTCGTTTCCGAACTGCAGGCGCGCTCGGGTGTGCCGGCGGCGGCCCATCTCACCTGCGTCGGTGGCAGCCGCGCCGAGATCGACGCCATCGCCGATTCCTATTGGCAGGCCGGCATCAACCGGCTCGTCGCCTTGCGCGGTGACCCCGCCGCAGGGATTGCCGCCGGCTACACCCCGTCGCCGGATGGCTATGCCTATGCCGACGATCTGGTGGCGGGCCTGTGCCGCCTGCACCCTTTCGACATCAGCGTCGCAGCCTATCCTGAAGTGCATCCGCAGGCGCAGAGCGCACAAGCTGACCTCGATCACCTGAAGCGCAAGATCGATGCGGGGGCGAGCCGTGCCATCACGCAATTCTTCTTCGATGTCGATTGCTACAAGCGCTTCCTGGATCGCGCCACGCGCGCCGGCATCAACGTGCCGATCATTCCGGGCATCCTGCCCATCCGCAGCCTGGAGAAGACCGCCGGCATCGCCGCGGCCTGTGGCGCGCATATTCCCGACAGCATCCGTGCTCGCCTGGCCGGCCGCGATGAAGACACCGCTGCGCGCATCGCCATCGACATCGCCGCCGACCAATGCCGCGCATTGATGAAATTCGGTGTGCGCCAGTTCCACTTCTATTCGCTCAACCGCGCGGATCTTACGCGCGAAATCTGCGCCGACATCGGCATCGGCGCCAACCTCTCGCTGCGGCGGTAA
- the cbiE gene encoding precorrin-6y C5,15-methyltransferase (decarboxylating) subunit CbiE: MAAWLTVIGIGEDGLGGLGEAARTALTSAKIVFGGQRHLAMLPADLSALRRPWPTPFEGAFDQVLALKGSPVCILASGDPMLFGMGASLSRLVSADEMHVLPAPSSFSLAAARMGWALQDVALLTIHGRPLEVLNLHLHDGARLFILSHDGTSPAAIAKLLTGRGFGLSHLTALEHMGGAKERRIDGVAKDWTMAEAAALNLVAVECRADEEARPLSTLAGLPDDAYQNDGQLTKRDVRSVTLARLAPCPGELLWDVGAGCGSIGIEWMRAHPTCRAIAIEADTGRQQLIRANSLTLGVPALELVAGAAPAALKDLPTPDAIFIGGGVTEPGVLDLCWAALRPGGRLVANAVTVQSEMLLVSWQGKIGGELTRISVSQAKPLGDFDAWRAALPVTVFAAQKPK, encoded by the coding sequence ATGGCAGCCTGGCTCACCGTTATCGGCATCGGCGAAGACGGCCTTGGGGGACTGGGCGAAGCGGCGCGCACGGCGTTGACATCCGCCAAGATCGTGTTCGGCGGCCAGCGCCACCTCGCCATGCTGCCGGCCGATCTAAGCGCCCTGCGCCGGCCTTGGCCCACACCCTTCGAGGGCGCCTTTGACCAGGTCCTGGCCTTGAAGGGCAGCCCCGTCTGTATCCTGGCCAGCGGCGATCCGATGCTCTTCGGCATGGGTGCGAGCCTCAGCCGCCTGGTGTCGGCGGACGAGATGCATGTACTTCCCGCCCCCTCATCCTTTTCCCTCGCCGCTGCGCGGATGGGTTGGGCGCTGCAGGATGTGGCACTGCTTACCATTCATGGACGGCCATTGGAGGTCCTCAATCTTCATCTCCATGACGGTGCGCGGCTATTCATCCTCAGCCATGACGGCACATCGCCGGCGGCCATCGCCAAGCTGCTGACCGGTCGCGGCTTCGGCCTCAGCCACCTGACGGCGCTGGAACATATGGGCGGCGCGAAAGAACGCCGCATCGACGGCGTTGCCAAGGATTGGACCATGGCAGAAGCGGCAGCGCTCAACCTCGTTGCCGTCGAATGCAGGGCTGATGAGGAAGCGCGGCCGCTCTCGACCCTGGCCGGGCTTCCCGATGACGCCTATCAGAATGACGGACAGCTCACCAAGCGCGACGTCCGTTCGGTGACCTTGGCGCGCCTCGCCCCATGCCCTGGCGAATTGCTGTGGGATGTTGGGGCGGGCTGCGGGTCGATCGGCATCGAATGGATGCGCGCGCATCCCACCTGCCGCGCCATCGCCATCGAGGCCGATACCGGCCGGCAGCAGCTCATCCGCGCCAACAGCCTGACGCTGGGCGTGCCGGCCCTCGAACTGGTGGCCGGCGCGGCACCGGCAGCGCTCAAGGATCTGCCGACACCGGATGCGATTTTCATTGGCGGCGGTGTCACGGAACCGGGTGTGCTCGATCTCTGCTGGGCGGCGCTGAGGCCCGGCGGTCGGCTGGTCGCCAATGCGGTCACGGTCCAGAGCGAGATGCTGCTGGTTTCCTGGCAAGGGAAAATCGGTGGCGAGCTGACCCGGATCAGCGTCTCCCAGGCCAAGCCCTTGGGTGACTTTGACGCCTGGCGGGCGGCCCTCCCGGTCACCGTCTTCGCCGCCCAGAAACCTAAATAA